Proteins encoded by one window of Macaca fascicularis isolate 582-1 chromosome 10, T2T-MFA8v1.1:
- the LOC102125955 gene encoding beta-1,3-galactosyl-O-glycosyl-glycoprotein beta-1,6-N-acetylglucosaminyltransferase 7 has translation MSQLRVTKSGLVVSAVICIFIFLYLRNPTPAEPEEEPVHSEVVECGFYPDELCSPLFEGKGAAPQIAKFCKTPHKSEIHAHLHTPGNCSRISRGLHFITRPLSTEEGDFSLAYIITIHKELAMFVQLLRAIYVPQNVYCIHVDEKAPKKYKTAVQTLVNCFENVFISSKREKMAYAGLTRLQADINCMKDLVHSKFQWNYVINLCGQDFPIKTNREIIHYIRSKWNDKNITPGAIQPPHINNRFKDKPPHNLTIYFGSAYYVLTRKFVEFILTDIRAKDMLQWSKDIRSPEQHYWVTLNQLKDAPGATLDAGWEGNVRAIKWKSEEGNVHDGCKGRYVQDICVYGPEDLPWLIQSSSLFAYKFEPSTDPLVVTCLERWHRLQVLRQAEVPIEPHWHFHQQSHFNMRLNH, from the exons ATGAGCCAGCTTCGAGTCACAAAGTCTGGACTTGTCGTGAGCGCAGTCATTtgcatcttcatttttctttacttaaGGAATCCAACTCCTGCGGAACCAGAGGAGGAACCTGTCCATTCAGAAGTAGTAGAATGTGGCTTTTACCCAGATGAACTGTGCTCCCCTTTATTTGAAGGGAAAGGGGCGGCCCCCCAAATTGCAAAATTTTGCAAAACCCCTCATAAATCTGAAATACATGCTCATTTACACACACCAGGAAACTGCTCCAGGATTTCTCGGGGGCTGCATTTCATAACCAGACCCCTGTCTACAGAAGAGGGTGATTTCTCTTTGGCATATATTATAACTATTCATAAGGAGCTGGCCATGTTTGTGCAGCTTCTCAGAGCTATTTATGTACCTCAAAATGTTTATTGTATTCATGTTGATGAAAAGGCCCCAAAGAAGTATAAGACTGCTGTGCAAACCTTGGTTAactgttttgaaaatgtttttatttcctccaAGAGAGAGAAGATGGCTTATGCTGGCCTTACAAGACTACAGGCAGATATTAATTGTATGAAAGATCTAGTGCATTCTAAATTTCAATGGAACTATGTCATCAATCTTTGTGGACAGGATTTTCCCATCAAAACCAACAGAGAAATCATACACTACATCAGAAGTAAATGGAATGATAAAAATATCACTCCTGGAGCAATCCAACCACCACACATTAACAACAGATTCAAAGACAAACCACCCCATAACTTAACCATTTATTTTGGAAGTGCTTACTATGTACTTACAAGGAAGTTCGTAGAGTTCATACTGACTGACATCCGTGCAAAAGACATGCTTCAGTGGTCCAAAGACATCCGCAGCCCAGAGCAACACTACTGGGTGACCCTGAACCAACTAAAAG ATGCTCCAGGTGCTACACTAGACGCTGGCTGGGAAGGAAATGTTCGAGCCATTAAATGGAAAAGTGAGGAAGGAAATGTTCACGATGGATgtaaag GCCGCTACGTCCAAGACATCTGTGTATATGGACCAGAAGACCTGCCATGGCTCATTCAGTCGTCTTCTCTGTTTGCCTACAAATTCGAACCCTCGACAGACCCGCTTGTAGTTACCTGCTTAGAGCGGTGGCACAGACTTCAagtgctgaggcaggcagaagtTCCCATAGAGCCACACTGGCATTTTCACCAGCAGAgtcatttcaacatgagactgaACCACTAG